Proteins encoded by one window of Salvia splendens isolate huo1 chromosome 7, SspV2, whole genome shotgun sequence:
- the LOC121811537 gene encoding dof zinc finger protein DOF3.1-like, producing the protein MPMDSATAQAHHHQEMGSQTLESMLASTKAAQPAKKPRPAEQSLKCPRCDSSNTKFCYYNNYSLSQPRYFCKSCRRYWTKGGTLRNVPVGGGCRKNKRSSTSGRRNHDHPSPYDPMPVFRKPTLGGRLGLDDPGLMDALRDGLHNLYGGGEGGSFGMECGAGFGIGMGNGMEVGIGALNQELGWMGLEEFCSGGGPTGAGVCSIGSGGERWGLNTWQNGSGGEGSLGDLESTRIGSWNGIVSSSWHGLLNSPLM; encoded by the coding sequence CAAGCACAAAGGCGGCGCAGCCTGCAAAGAAGCCACGGCCGGCGGAGCAATCCCTAAAATGCCCTCGGTGCGACTCTAGCAACACCAAATTCTGCTACTACAACAACTACAGCCTTTCCCAGCCCAGGTACTTCTGCAAATCCTGCAGAAGGTACTGGACCAAAGGCGGCACGCTCCGTAACGTCCCCGTCGGCGGCGGCTGCCGCAAGAACAAGCGCTCTTCAACTTCCGGCCGCCGCAACCACGACCACCCTTCGCCCTACGATCCAATGCCCGTGTTCCGGAAGCCGACTCTTGGCGGCCGCCTCGGGCTGGACGACCCCGGTCTCATGGATGCCCTGAGGGACGGGCTTCACAATCTCTACGGTGGTGGCGAGGGGGGTAGTTTCGGAATGGAATGTGGAGCCGGGTTCGGGATAGGCATGGGGAATGGAATGGAGGTAGGAATTGGGGCACTTAATCAAGAGTTGGGATGGATGGGGCTTGAGGAATTTTGTAGTGGTGGGGGACCCACTGGAGCAGGTGTATGCTCCATTGGGTCTGGGGGAGAGAGGTGGGGTTTGAACACGTGGCAGAATGGTAGTGGTGGTGAAGGAAGCTTGGGTGACCTTGAGTCCACTAGGATTGGGAGCTGGAATGGGATTGTCTCGTCTAGTTGGCACGGGCTTCTAAATAGCCCTCTTATGTGA
- the LOC121742728 gene encoding interactor of constitutive active ROPs 3-like: MPPRLHPLVAHSTTHHSPRKPSSFSPTNYGFLFSSSKNASKSFCCSATLITASLFLHFLDPTASSSNQASRAPKERSPKVTDHKSPRSPLSEKKRPSKIPELESQISQLEHDLKVVKDQLISTEAQKKQAQTDAEESNQQLSALSLKLEELQKHLSEQLSSEEVVYEEQKLGSQSELEAIKKQGSHDSAALASALDEIKQLKVQLEKVAESEAPQPKHSESEQNDLIKLKENLSETLLIVEEMKQQVMCSKESEAQAQALVRETLVQLETAKKMVETLRSDGLKTTEEYTAIASELEQSRARVSFLEDLVNKLQADIGSDGKKDSQGEIEVSSLRLEIEQLRSVLEAGEIRYNEERSRNAEQMQDAMETVEKFKSASSQRESELEVEIRRSKYEIEELKANLMDKETELQGIVEENEGLTVKLENSVSGQRESELEKKFHAEIETLKASLTQKEAEWQSTSKENEILKEMAKNGRTSEEIESEAAMNVSYMAEEIEKSNKKAARVGEQLEAAQATNAEMEGELRRLKVQSDQWRKAAEAAAAMLSAGNNNGQMMERTGSIDGHYSPLTGKVSSPYADNLDEELMKKKNGNKLRKFGVLWKKPQK, translated from the exons ATGCCTCCACGGCTCCACCCACTTGTTGCTCACTCCACTACTCACCATTCGCCTAGAAAACCGAGCTCCTTCTCCCCCACTAACTATGGCTTCTTATTTTCTTCTTCCAAAAATGCCTCTAAATCCTTCTGCTGCAGCGCAACATTAATTACAGCCTCTCTTTTTCTGCATTTTCTTG ACCCTACCGCATCTTCATCAAACCAAGCAAGCCGAGCTCCAAAAGAGAGAAGTCCTAAAGTAACTGATCACAAATCCCCTAGAAGCCCGCTGTCTGAG AAGAAACGGCCAAGCAAAATACCTGAGCTCGAGAGTCAGATATCTCAGCTTGAGCATGATCTGAAAGTTGTCAAGGATCAATTAATTTCTACGGAAGCACAGAAGAAGCAAGCTCAGACAGATGCTGAGGAGTCTAACCAGCAGCTCTCGGCCTTATCTTTGAAGCTCGAAGAGTTGCAGAAACACCTCTCTGAGCAGTTATCTTCGGAGGAAGTTGTGTATGAGGAACAAAAATTGGGTTCACAATCCGAACTCGAGGCTATCAAGAAGCAGGGCTCTCATGACTCGGCTGCATTGGCTTCTGCGTTGGATGAGATCAAGCAGCTTAAGGTTCAGCTTGAGAAGGTAGCTGAGTCTGAGGCACCTCAACCTAAGCACTCGGAATCTGAGCAAAACGACCTCATTAAATTGAAGGAGAACTTGTCTGAGACGCTCTTGATCGTGGAAGAAATGAAACAACAGGTAATGTGTAGCAAAGAATCCGAAGCTCAGGCGCAGGCGCTCGTTAGAGAGACTCTGGTGCAACTAGAAACGGCCAAGAAGATGGTGGAGACGCTTAGATCGGATGGACTAAAGACCACCGAGGAGTATACTGCCATTGCTTCTGAGCTGGAGCAGTCGAGAGCTCGTGTTAGTTTCTTGGAAGATCTTGTGAACAAACTCCAGGCTGACATTGGTAGTGATGGCAAAAAAGACTCCCAAGGTGAAATAGAAGTTAGTTCTTTGAGACTCGAAATTGAGCAATTGAGGTCGGTTTTAGAAGCTGGTGAGATAAGATACAACGAGGAACGAAGTCGTAATGCAGAGCAGATGCAGGACGCTATGGAAACGGTGGAAAAGTTCAAATCTGCATCGAGCCAGAGAGAATCGGAGCTGGAGGTGGAAATCCGGAGATCCAAATACGAGATCGAGGAGCTCAAGGCGAACCTGATGGACAAGGAGACCGAACTGCAAGGTATAGTTGAAGAGAACGAGGGCCTCACCGTGAAGCTCGAGAACTCTGTGTCGGGGCAGAGGGAGAGCGAGCTGGAGAAGAAGTTCCATGCCGAGATAGAAACTCTGAAGGCCAGCCTGACACAGAAGGAGGCAGAGTGGCAAAGCACGTCGAAGGAGAATGAAATTCTGAAGGAAATGGCGAAGAATGGCAGAACGAGCGAGGAAATTGAGAGTGAGGCGGCCATGAATGTGAGCTACATGGCAGAGGAGATAGAGAAGAGTAACAAGAAGGCGGCGAGAGTGGGGGAGCAGCTGGAGGCGGCGCAAGCAACAAATGCAGAGATGGAAGGTGAGCTGAGGAGGCTGAAAGTGCAGTCGGATCAATGGAGGAAGGCTGCGGAGGCTGCTGCTGCAATGCTGTCGGCAGGGAACAACAACGGGCAGATGATGGAGAGGACGGGGTCGATAGATGGTCATTACAGCCCTCTGACAGGGAAGGTAAGCTCGCCTTATGCGGACAATCTTGATGAGGagttgatgaagaagaaaaatggtAACAAACTGAGGAAGTTTGGGGTGTTGTGGAAGAAGCCACAAAAATAG
- the LOC121811609 gene encoding tetraspanin-3-like: MGKSNNLIGFLNFLSLILSIPIIGGGVWLSTTDCMKFLQWPLILIGLTVMAVSLAGIAGACYRNTFLLYAYLWAMFFAIAALVFFIIFAYSATEKGSGRPVMNRAYPDYSLQDYSGSWLADRVSSRAHWAKISDCLRASHACRSLHRNVEGVPELADRFYRRKLTPIQSGCCKPPTSCGYTYMNETFWIPGEGQTGTDPDCAQWSNEQHQLCYSCSSCKAGVLASLKKSWRRASVINIVVLVILVLVYIVALAAIRHNQQLDDAHGETCMQKARPSWLF; encoded by the exons atgggaaaGAGCAACAACCTAATCGGATTCCTCAACTTCCTCAGCTTAATCCTCTCCATTCCGATCATAGGCGGCGGCGTATGGCTGAGCACCACCGACTGCATGAAGTTCCTCCAGTGGCCGCTCATCCTCATTGGCCTCACCGTCATGGCGGTGTCGCTGGCTGGCATCGCCGGCGCCTGCTACCGCAACACCTTCCTCTTGTACGCCTACCTGTGGGCCATGTTCTTCGCAATCGCGGCCCTCgtcttcttcatcatcttcgCCTACTCCGCCACTGAGAAGGGCTCCGGCCGCCCCGTCATGAACCGGGCCTACCCGGACTACTCCCTCCAGGATTACTCTGGCAGCTGGCTCGCCGACCGCGTCTCCTCCCGGGCCCACTGGGCCAAGATCAGCGACTGCCTTCGCGCCTCACACGCCTGCCGGAGCCTGCATAGGAACGTCGAGGGAGTTCCTGAGTTGGCCGATCGCTTCTACCGCAGGAAACTCACTCCCATTCAG TCGGGATGTTGCAAGCCACCAACGTCTTGCGGGTACACGTACATGAACGAGACGTTCTGGATCCCTGGCGAGGGGCAGACGGGAACAGACCCCGACTGCGCTCAGTGGAGCAACGAGCAGCACCAGCTATGCTACAGCTGCAGCTCGTGCAAGGCTGGCGTGCTAGCCAGCCTCAAGAAGAGCTGGAGAAGAGCCTCGGTCATCAACATTGTCGTCCTCGTCATCTTAGTTTTAGTTTACATCGTTGCCTTAGCTGCCATCAGACACAACCAGCAGCTCGATGACGCCCATGGTGAGACCTGTATGCAGAAAGCCCGCCCGAGCTGGCTCTTCTGA